One uncultured Fibrobacter sp. DNA segment encodes these proteins:
- the dcm gene encoding DNA (cytosine-5-)-methyltransferase, with the protein MAQTRQKKNVLRVFEGFAGYGGASFGLKRAKKALTNFDYTVVGYSEFDKYASKLFDANHRDAKGNPIKNWGDITQIDPNELPDFDLFTGGFPCQPFSSAGMQLGTEDPYGRGAMLGHIIRICRVKKPKYILLENVKGFTSGKFKPIHDQLVKDLIEMGYGTTEENTLAKVVLNSKDYGVPQNRERLWMFARLGGLPENFEIKPPEIQSDLKMADFLDNSPEKFLYLSDEQIAHLKEKHHIDSFVVKTPLCFDVYNKKIKKDGYSITITQPEHNSLRVIEPPKKSGKDKGKEIVRKMSVHEQFRLMGFDISRDKKKCEINFDNQSYSQLSKRAGNGWDVNVVGILLAHIWRQL; encoded by the coding sequence ATGGCCCAGACTCGACAGAAGAAGAATGTACTCAGGGTTTTTGAAGGCTTTGCTGGTTATGGCGGAGCATCCTTTGGATTGAAAAGAGCAAAAAAAGCTTTGACGAATTTTGATTACACTGTTGTTGGTTATTCAGAGTTCGATAAATACGCTTCGAAGTTATTTGACGCGAATCATCGTGATGCGAAAGGAAACCCTATAAAGAATTGGGGCGATATCACACAGATTGACCCTAATGAATTGCCTGATTTTGATTTGTTTACAGGCGGTTTTCCTTGCCAGCCCTTCTCTTCCGCAGGAATGCAATTGGGAACCGAAGATCCCTATGGTCGAGGGGCAATGCTTGGACATATCATTCGAATATGTCGAGTAAAAAAGCCGAAGTACATCCTTTTAGAAAATGTTAAAGGCTTTACTTCTGGAAAGTTTAAGCCCATCCACGATCAACTTGTAAAAGACTTGATTGAAATGGGATATGGCACGACGGAAGAAAACACATTGGCAAAGGTTGTTCTGAACTCGAAGGATTATGGGGTTCCGCAAAATAGAGAGCGCCTTTGGATGTTCGCTCGATTAGGTGGATTACCGGAAAACTTTGAAATAAAGCCTCCAGAAATCCAAAGTGATTTGAAAATGGCAGATTTCTTGGACAACTCCCCTGAAAAATTTCTTTATCTGTCAGATGAACAAATTGCTCATTTGAAGGAGAAACATCATATTGATTCTTTTGTCGTAAAAACGCCGTTGTGTTTTGACGTGTATAACAAGAAAATCAAAAAAGATGGCTACAGCATAACAATCACCCAGCCGGAACATAATAGTCTTCGTGTTATTGAGCCGCCTAAGAAATCTGGTAAAGATAAGGGCAAGGAAATTGTTCGAAAGATGTCTGTTCATGAGCAATTCCGTTTAATGGGGTTTGACATATCTCGCGATAAAAAGAAATGCGAAATCAACTTTGACAATCAATCGTATTCACAATTATCCAAAAGAGCCGGAAATGGCTGGGATGTGAATGTCGTCGGAATTCTTTTAGCTCATATATGGAGGCAACTATGA